In Dromaius novaehollandiae isolate bDroNov1 chromosome 14, bDroNov1.hap1, whole genome shotgun sequence, a genomic segment contains:
- the AMDHD2 gene encoding N-acetylglucosamine-6-phosphate deacetylase isoform X2, whose product MPSNKSVSDAPIFQFTNCRILRNHELQREDLWVREGKILNPEKLFFDEKGSADIQLDCKDSIIAPGFIDVQINGGFGIDFSLATDDFKSGIDLLSQKILSHGVTSFCPTVVTSPPSVYHQILPQISIRNGGAHGAGILGAHLEGPFISKEKKGAHPEHCLRTFEAGAFQDLLATYGTLDCVRIVTLAPEMKRSSEVIRELTKRGICVSLGHSVANLSQAEEAVQHGATFITHLFNAMLPFHHRDPGIVGLLTSDKIPAGRRVFYGMISDGIHTNPAALRIAHRAHPKGLVLVTDAIAGMGLAPGRHTLGQQVVEIDGLNTYIAGTKTLSGSIATMDACVRHFLEATGCSVETALEAASLHPAQLLGIEHKKGTLNYDSDADFLMLNDSLYVQATYIAGEQVWRQDTLGM is encoded by the exons ATGCCATCTAATAAATCAGTCTCGGACGCTCCGATCTTCCAGTTCACAAACTGCCGTATCCTGAGGAATCACGAGCTGCAAAG GGAGGACCTGTGGGTGCGAGAAGGGAAGATCCTCAACCCAGAGAAACTGTTCTTTGATGAGAAGGGATCTGCCGACATCCAGCTGGACTGCAAGGACAGCATCATCGCCCCTGGTTTCATTGACGTGCAGATCAATG GAGGCTTTGGGATTGATTTCTCCCTGGCTACAGATGACTTCAAATCAGGGATTGACCTGCTCAGCCAGAAAATCCTCTCCCATGGAGTGACCTCATTCTGTCCCACCGTGGTGACTTCTCCCCCATCTGTGTACCACCAG ATTCTCCCTCAGATCAGTATAAGAAATGGTGGAGCCCATGGAGCAGGTATCCTGG GGGCCCATCTGGAAGGACCGTTTATCAGcaaggagaagaagggggcacaCCCGGAGCACTGCCTCCGCACCTTTGAGGCAGGTGCCTTCCAAGACTTACTTGCCACCTACGGGACCTTGGACTGTGTCCGGATAGTCACCCTGGCCCCAGAGATGAAGAGGAGCAGTGAGGTGATCCGTGAACTCACCAAGCGGGGCATCTGTGTCTCGCTCG GTCACTCGGTGGCTAATCTCTCCCAGGCAGAGGAGGCTGTGCAGCATGGCGCTACCTTCATCACTCACCTCTTCAATGCCATGTTGCCG TTCCACCATCGTGACCCTGGGATCGTGGGGCTGCTGACAAGTGACAAGATTCCTGCTGGGCGGAGGGTCTTCTATGGCATGATCTCTGATGGCATCCACACCAACCCTGCTGCCCTGCGAATTGCCCACCGAGCACACCCCAAAG GCCTGGTGCTGGTGACGGATGCTATCGCTGGTATGGGGCTGGCACCAGGTCGGCACACGCTGGGCCAGCAGGTAGTGGAGATCGATGGGCTGAACACCTACATTGCAG gcACGAAGACCCTGAGTGGTAGCATAGCAACCATGGATGCATGTGTGCGACACTTCCTAGAAGCCACAG GGTGCTCAGTAGAGACCGCCTTGGAGGCAGCATCTCTCCATCCTGCCCAGCTCCTGGGGATTGAACATAAAAAGGGAACCCTGAATTATGACTCTGATGCAG ATTTCCTGATGCTGAATGACAGTCTGTATGTGCAAGCCACATACATCGCAGGCGAGCAAGTCTGGAGACAGGACACGTTAGGCATGTGA
- the AMDHD2 gene encoding N-acetylglucosamine-6-phosphate deacetylase isoform X1 has protein sequence MPSNKSVSDAPIFQFTNCRILRNHELQREDLWVREGKILNPEKLFFDEKGSADIQLDCKDSIIAPGFIDVQINGGFGIDFSLATDDFKSGIDLLSQKILSHGVTSFCPTVVTSPPSVYHQILPQISIRNGGAHGAGILGAHLEGPFISKEKKGAHPEHCLRTFEAGAFQDLLATYGTLDCVRIVTLAPEMKRSSEVIRELTKRGICVSLGHSVANLSQAEEAVQHGATFITHLFNAMLPFHHRDPGIVGLLTSDKIPAGRRVFYGMISDGIHTNPAALRIAHRAHPKGLVLVTDAIAGMGLAPGRHTLGQQVVEIDGLNTYIAGTKTLSGSIATMDACVRHFLEATEVQEPVLIPRNFLHRVSSGARLPQLADSVPLWGCISMWLNPQGRDQTQENKALLALCAFSPRGH, from the exons ATGCCATCTAATAAATCAGTCTCGGACGCTCCGATCTTCCAGTTCACAAACTGCCGTATCCTGAGGAATCACGAGCTGCAAAG GGAGGACCTGTGGGTGCGAGAAGGGAAGATCCTCAACCCAGAGAAACTGTTCTTTGATGAGAAGGGATCTGCCGACATCCAGCTGGACTGCAAGGACAGCATCATCGCCCCTGGTTTCATTGACGTGCAGATCAATG GAGGCTTTGGGATTGATTTCTCCCTGGCTACAGATGACTTCAAATCAGGGATTGACCTGCTCAGCCAGAAAATCCTCTCCCATGGAGTGACCTCATTCTGTCCCACCGTGGTGACTTCTCCCCCATCTGTGTACCACCAG ATTCTCCCTCAGATCAGTATAAGAAATGGTGGAGCCCATGGAGCAGGTATCCTGG GGGCCCATCTGGAAGGACCGTTTATCAGcaaggagaagaagggggcacaCCCGGAGCACTGCCTCCGCACCTTTGAGGCAGGTGCCTTCCAAGACTTACTTGCCACCTACGGGACCTTGGACTGTGTCCGGATAGTCACCCTGGCCCCAGAGATGAAGAGGAGCAGTGAGGTGATCCGTGAACTCACCAAGCGGGGCATCTGTGTCTCGCTCG GTCACTCGGTGGCTAATCTCTCCCAGGCAGAGGAGGCTGTGCAGCATGGCGCTACCTTCATCACTCACCTCTTCAATGCCATGTTGCCG TTCCACCATCGTGACCCTGGGATCGTGGGGCTGCTGACAAGTGACAAGATTCCTGCTGGGCGGAGGGTCTTCTATGGCATGATCTCTGATGGCATCCACACCAACCCTGCTGCCCTGCGAATTGCCCACCGAGCACACCCCAAAG GCCTGGTGCTGGTGACGGATGCTATCGCTGGTATGGGGCTGGCACCAGGTCGGCACACGCTGGGCCAGCAGGTAGTGGAGATCGATGGGCTGAACACCTACATTGCAG gcACGAAGACCCTGAGTGGTAGCATAGCAACCATGGATGCATGTGTGCGACACTTCCTAGAAGCCACAG AAGTTCAGGAGCCTGTTCTGATCCCCCGGAACTTCCTCCATCGTGTGTCCTCCGGAGCAAGGCTGCCACAGCTTGCTGACTCAGTGCCGTTGTGGGGCTGTATTTCTATGTGGCTGAATCCTCAGGGCAGAGATCAAACCCAGGAAAACAAGGCATTGCTGGCCCTTTGTGCCTTTTCCCCACGTGGGCATTGA